The Sporosarcina ureae genome includes a region encoding these proteins:
- the rpsJ gene encoding 30S ribosomal protein S10, producing the protein MAKQKIRIRLKAYDHRMIDQSAEKIVETAKRSGASVSGPIPLPTERSVYTVLRSVHVYKDSREQFEMRTHKRLIDIVNPTPQTVDALMKLDLPSGVDIEIKL; encoded by the coding sequence ATGGCAAAACAAAAGATTCGTATTAGATTGAAAGCTTACGATCACAGAATGATCGATCAGTCAGCTGAAAAGATTGTTGAAACGGCTAAACGTTCTGGAGCTAGTGTTTCAGGTCCAATTCCGTTGCCAACTGAAAGATCAGTTTACACGGTATTGCGTTCTGTTCACGTATATAAAGATTCACGTGAGCAATTTGAAATGCGTACTCACAAACGTTTAATCGATATCGTGAATCCAACACCACAAACGGTGGATGCACTTATGAAGCTTGATTTACCATCAGGCGTCGACATCGAAATTAAACTATAA
- the rplN gene encoding 50S ribosomal protein L14, with protein sequence MIQQESRMKVADNSGAREVLTIKVLGGSGRKVANIGDVVVVTVKKATPGGVVKKGDVVKAVIVRTKSGVRRKDGSYITFDENACVIIRDDKGPRGTRIFGPVARELRDSNFMKIISLAPEVL encoded by the coding sequence ATGATTCAACAGGAAAGTAGAATGAAAGTTGCTGACAACTCTGGTGCACGCGAAGTACTAACAATTAAAGTACTAGGCGGATCAGGTCGTAAAGTAGCTAACATCGGTGATGTAGTTGTTGTTACGGTTAAGAAGGCAACACCAGGTGGCGTTGTTAAGAAGGGTGACGTCGTTAAAGCGGTCATTGTTCGTACGAAAAGTGGAGTTCGTCGTAAAGACGGTTCATACATTACATTCGATGAGAATGCTTGCGTTATTATCCGTGATGATAAAGGGCCACGTGGAACACGTATTTTCGGACCGGTTGCTCGCGAACTACGCGACAGCAACTTTATGAAAATCATTTCACTTGCTCCAGAAGTTCTTTAA
- the rplW gene encoding 50S ribosomal protein L23 — MEARDILKRPVITERSSEQMEDLRKYTFEVDTRANKTHVKQAVEEIFGVKVEKVNVMNYKGKFKRMGKHAGYTNKRRKAIVTLTTDSKDIELFEM, encoded by the coding sequence ATGGAAGCACGTGATATTCTGAAACGTCCGGTCATTACCGAGCGTTCTTCTGAACAAATGGAAGACTTAAGAAAATATACATTCGAAGTTGATACACGCGCGAACAAAACGCACGTGAAACAAGCTGTTGAAGAAATCTTCGGTGTTAAAGTAGAAAAAGTTAACGTGATGAACTACAAAGGTAAGTTCAAGCGTATGGGGAAACATGCTGGTTATACGAACAAACGCCGCAAGGCAATTGTTACACTAACTACAGATTCCAAAGATATTGAACTTTTTGAAATGTAA
- the rplC gene encoding 50S ribosomal protein L3, with the protein MTKGILGRKVGMTQVFAENGDLIPVTVIEAAPNVVLQKKTIETDGYESIQIGFDDKREKLSNKPEQGHVAKANTAPKRFIREVRGADVSAYEVGQEVKVDTFAEGEVVDITGVSKGKGFQGVIKRHGYSRGPMTHGSRFHRAPGSLGAVDAQRVFKGKKLPGRTGGKTVTIQNVEIVRVDAERNLLLVKGNVPGARKSLVQVKSAIKGN; encoded by the coding sequence ATGACCAAAGGAATCTTAGGAAGAAAAGTCGGAATGACGCAAGTATTTGCTGAAAACGGCGATCTAATCCCAGTAACAGTGATTGAAGCTGCTCCAAACGTTGTACTTCAAAAGAAGACAATCGAAACAGACGGCTACGAGTCAATCCAAATAGGATTTGATGATAAACGTGAAAAGCTTTCAAACAAGCCTGAGCAAGGCCACGTAGCAAAAGCTAACACGGCACCTAAGCGCTTCATTCGCGAAGTTCGCGGAGCTGACGTTAGTGCATACGAAGTTGGTCAGGAAGTCAAAGTCGATACGTTCGCAGAAGGCGAAGTAGTAGACATTACAGGAGTTTCAAAAGGTAAAGGATTCCAAGGTGTTATTAAGCGCCACGGTTACTCACGTGGACCAATGACTCACGGATCACGTTTCCACCGCGCACCAGGTTCACTTGGAGCAGTCGATGCACAACGCGTATTCAAAGGAAAGAAATTACCTGGACGTACTGGTGGCAAAACAGTAACGATCCAAAACGTTGAAATCGTTCGAGTTGACGCTGAGCGCAACTTGTTATTAGTAAAAGGTAACGTTCCTGGCGCTCGTAAATCACTTGTACAAGTGAAAAGTGCTATCAAAGGAAACTGA
- the rpsC gene encoding 30S ribosomal protein S3, which yields MGQKVHPNGLRVGVIRDWDSKWYAEKDYASLLHEDLKIREYIEKRLIEASVSKVEIERAAKRVNITIHTAKPGMVIGKGGSEVETLRKQLNEITGKRVHINIVEIKRADLDARLVAESIARQLESRVSFRRAQKQAIQRTIRSGAKGIKTQVSGRLGGADIARAEHYSEGTVPLHTLRADIDYAHAEADTTYGKLGVKVWIYRGEVLPVKVKKNSGEGGK from the coding sequence GTGGGCCAAAAAGTACATCCTAATGGACTCCGTGTAGGCGTCATCCGTGACTGGGACTCAAAATGGTACGCGGAAAAAGACTATGCGTCCTTACTACATGAAGACTTAAAGATCCGTGAATACATCGAAAAGCGTCTTATTGAAGCATCAGTTTCAAAAGTTGAAATTGAACGTGCTGCTAAGCGTGTTAACATTACAATCCACACTGCAAAGCCAGGTATGGTTATCGGTAAAGGTGGTTCCGAAGTAGAAACACTTCGCAAGCAACTTAACGAGATCACAGGCAAGCGTGTACACATCAACATCGTAGAAATCAAACGTGCTGACTTGGATGCGAGATTAGTCGCAGAATCAATCGCTCGTCAATTAGAAAGTCGTGTATCATTCCGTCGTGCACAGAAACAGGCGATCCAACGTACTATTCGTTCTGGCGCAAAAGGAATCAAAACACAAGTGTCTGGTCGTCTCGGCGGTGCTGATATCGCTCGTGCAGAACACTACAGTGAAGGAACTGTCCCTCTTCATACATTACGTGCAGATATAGATTATGCACATGCTGAAGCTGATACTACTTATGGTAAGCTTGGCGTAAAGGTATGGATTTATCGTGGTGAAGTCCTTCCAGTAAAAGTTAAGAAGAACTCTGGGGAAGGAGGCAAATAA
- the rplX gene encoding 50S ribosomal protein L24 — translation MHVKKGDKVMVISGKDKGKTGVILTAYPKKDRVLVEGINIVKKHTKPNQENPQGGIVSQESTIHVSNVMAIDPKTGEPTRVGYKMEDGKKVRIAKKSGESLDK, via the coding sequence ATGCACGTTAAAAAAGGCGACAAAGTAATGGTGATCTCTGGGAAAGATAAAGGCAAAACAGGTGTGATCCTAACTGCTTATCCGAAAAAAGACCGTGTGCTTGTTGAAGGTATTAATATCGTCAAAAAACACACAAAACCGAACCAAGAAAACCCACAGGGCGGAATTGTAAGCCAAGAGTCTACAATTCATGTCTCAAACGTGATGGCAATCGATCCTAAAACAGGCGAGCCGACTCGTGTAGGTTATAAAATGGAAGACGGTAAAAAAGTACGTATTGCAAAAAAATCCGGTGAATCACTGGATAAGTAA
- the rplP gene encoding 50S ribosomal protein L16, translated as MLMPKRVKHRRVFRGKMRGETKGGATVQFGEYGLQALEASWITNRQIESARIAMTRYMKRGGKVWINIFPHKPYTKKPLEVRMGSGKGAVEGWVAVVKPGRVMFEIAGVSEEVAREALRLASHKLPVTSKFVKRQEIGGESNES; from the coding sequence ATGTTAATGCCTAAACGTGTAAAACATCGTCGTGTATTCCGTGGGAAAATGCGTGGTGAAACAAAAGGTGGCGCTACAGTTCAATTTGGTGAATATGGTCTTCAAGCTCTAGAAGCAAGTTGGATCACAAACCGTCAGATTGAATCTGCTCGTATTGCTATGACTCGTTACATGAAACGTGGCGGTAAAGTATGGATCAATATTTTCCCGCACAAACCATATACTAAAAAGCCTCTAGAAGTCCGGATGGGTTCCGGTAAAGGTGCTGTTGAAGGCTGGGTTGCAGTTGTGAAACCTGGTAGAGTAATGTTCGAAATTGCAGGTGTTTCAGAAGAGGTTGCTCGTGAGGCACTTAGACTTGCATCGCACAAACTTCCTGTAACAAGCAAGTTTGTAAAACGACAAGAAATTGGTGGTGAGTCTAATGAAAGCTAA
- the rpsG gene encoding 30S ribosomal protein S7, with protein MPRKGPVTKRDVLPDPIYNSKLVSRLINKMMVDGKKGTSQKILYGAFEIVKERSGQEPLEVFEAALNNVMPVLEVRARRVGGANYQVPVEVRPERRSTLGLRYLVNYSRTRGEKTMEERLANEILDASNNTGASVKRREEMHKMAEANRAFAHYRW; from the coding sequence ATGCCTCGTAAAGGTCCTGTTACAAAACGTGATGTACTACCTGATCCGATTTATAATTCCAAGCTTGTAAGCCGCCTTATCAACAAAATGATGGTAGACGGTAAAAAAGGTACTTCTCAAAAGATTCTTTATGGAGCGTTCGAAATTGTTAAAGAACGTTCTGGACAAGAGCCACTCGAAGTATTCGAAGCAGCTTTAAATAATGTAATGCCAGTTCTTGAAGTGCGCGCTCGCCGTGTAGGTGGAGCTAACTATCAAGTACCGGTTGAAGTACGCCCTGAACGTCGTTCTACTCTAGGCCTTCGTTACCTTGTAAACTATTCACGTACACGTGGAGAGAAAACAATGGAAGAACGTCTAGCGAACGAAATTCTTGATGCATCAAACAACACAGGTGCTTCTGTTAAACGCCGTGAAGAAATGCATAAAATGGCTGAAGCCAACAGAGCATTCGCTCACTATCGCTGGTAA
- the rplB gene encoding 50S ribosomal protein L2: MAIKKYKATSNGRRNMTSSDFAEITASKPEKSLLAPVKRKGGRNNQGRMTVRHQGGGHKRQYRVIDFQRRKDGIPGRVATIEYDPNRSANIALINYADGEKKYILAPKGLTVGSTIISGPEADIRVGNALPLENIPMGSTIHNIEMKPGKGGQLVRSAGTSAQLLGREGKYVIIRLQSGEVRMILATCRATIGQVGNEQHELINIGKAGRSRWLGKRPTVRGSVMNPNDHPHGGGEGRTPIGMPSPVTPWGKPTLGFKTRTKNKKSDKFIVRRRKK; encoded by the coding sequence ATGGCGATTAAGAAGTACAAAGCTACCTCCAACGGACGTCGTAACATGACTTCTTCTGACTTTGCTGAGATTACAGCTAGCAAACCGGAAAAATCATTGCTTGCACCAGTAAAGCGTAAAGGCGGACGTAACAACCAAGGTAGAATGACAGTTCGTCACCAAGGTGGAGGACATAAGCGCCAATACCGTGTCATCGATTTCCAACGTCGGAAAGATGGCATTCCAGGACGCGTTGCTACGATCGAATACGATCCAAACCGTTCAGCAAACATCGCATTAATCAACTATGCAGATGGAGAAAAGAAATATATCCTTGCTCCTAAAGGATTGACAGTAGGTTCCACAATCATTTCAGGACCTGAAGCGGATATTCGCGTAGGAAACGCTCTACCATTAGAGAACATTCCTATGGGATCTACGATTCACAACATTGAAATGAAGCCAGGCAAAGGCGGACAACTAGTTCGTTCAGCAGGAACATCAGCTCAATTACTAGGACGCGAAGGCAAATACGTCATCATTCGTCTACAGTCAGGTGAAGTTCGTATGATTCTTGCTACTTGCCGTGCTACAATCGGTCAAGTTGGTAACGAACAGCACGAATTGATCAACATTGGTAAAGCAGGTCGTTCACGTTGGTTAGGCAAACGTCCAACTGTTCGTGGATCTGTAATGAACCCTAATGATCACCCACACGGTGGTGGTGAAGGACGTACGCCAATCGGTATGCCAAGTCCTGTTACTCCTTGGGGTAAACCAACTCTTGGATTCAAGACACGTACGAAGAACAAGAAATCAGATAAGTTTATCGTTCGTCGTCGTAAAAAATAA
- the rpsS gene encoding 30S ribosomal protein S19: MGRSLKKGPFADDHLLKKVDAQKNAEKKQVIKTWSRRSTIFPTFIGLTIAVYDGRKHVPVYVTEDMVGHKLGEFVPTRTYRGHGADDKKTKR; the protein is encoded by the coding sequence ATGGGCCGCAGCTTGAAAAAAGGACCTTTTGCAGATGACCATTTACTAAAAAAGGTTGACGCACAAAAAAATGCAGAAAAGAAACAAGTTATTAAAACATGGTCACGCCGTTCAACAATCTTCCCGACTTTCATCGGATTAACGATTGCAGTATATGATGGACGTAAACACGTACCTGTTTATGTAACAGAAGATATGGTAGGTCACAAACTAGGTGAATTCGTACCTACACGCACATACAGAGGCCATGGTGCCGACGATAAGAAAACAAAACGCTAA
- the rpsL gene encoding 30S ribosomal protein S12, protein MPTINQLVRKPRKSKSENSKSPALGKSYNSFKKSMTDVNSPQKRGVCTRVGTMTPKKPNSALRKYARVRLTNTLEVNAYIPGEGHNLQEHSVVLIRGGRVKDLPGVRYHIVRGALDTAGVTGRMQSRSMYGAKKPKVKK, encoded by the coding sequence ATGCCTACAATTAATCAATTAGTCCGTAAACCTCGTAAATCGAAGTCGGAAAACTCTAAGTCACCGGCTCTAGGAAAAAGCTACAACAGCTTTAAAAAGTCTATGACTGACGTGAACTCACCACAAAAAAGAGGTGTTTGTACACGTGTTGGTACTATGACTCCTAAGAAGCCGAACTCGGCACTACGTAAGTATGCTCGTGTTCGTTTAACTAATACATTAGAAGTAAACGCATATATTCCAGGTGAAGGCCACAACTTGCAAGAACACAGTGTGGTACTAATCCGTGGAGGACGCGTAAAAGACTTACCGGGTGTTCGTTACCATATCGTACGTGGGGCACTTGATACAGCTGGAGTTACTGGCCGTATGCAAAGCCGTTCAATGTATGGAGCTAAAAAGCCTAAAGTTAAGAAGTAA
- the rplD gene encoding 50S ribosomal protein L4, whose amino-acid sequence MPKVSVVSQTGSAVGDIELNDAIFGIEPNEAVLFEAIVQQQASLRQGNHKVKTRAEVAGGGRKPWRQKGTGRARQGSIRSPQWRGGGIVFGPSPRSYSYKMPKKVRRLALLSALSTKVAAEELIVLENLAFDAPKTKGFVKVLEDLSITKKALFVTADPEETVALSARNIPGISVISANGINILDLVGHDQLVMTKAAIEKVEEVLG is encoded by the coding sequence ATGCCTAAAGTATCTGTAGTAAGTCAAACAGGTTCTGCTGTCGGCGACATCGAACTAAACGATGCGATTTTTGGAATCGAGCCGAATGAAGCAGTATTATTCGAAGCAATTGTTCAACAACAAGCCTCTTTACGCCAAGGTAATCACAAGGTTAAAACTCGTGCGGAAGTGGCAGGCGGCGGTCGTAAACCGTGGCGTCAAAAGGGTACAGGTCGTGCTCGTCAAGGTTCAATCAGATCACCACAATGGCGTGGAGGCGGTATCGTATTCGGTCCATCACCACGTAGCTACAGCTATAAAATGCCTAAGAAAGTTCGCCGTTTAGCACTTCTATCCGCTCTTTCTACGAAAGTAGCAGCTGAAGAATTAATCGTTCTAGAAAACTTAGCATTTGATGCACCAAAAACAAAAGGCTTTGTAAAAGTTCTTGAAGATCTTTCAATTACTAAGAAAGCATTATTTGTTACAGCTGATCCAGAAGAAACAGTAGCGTTGTCTGCTCGTAATATTCCAGGAATCAGCGTCATTTCAGCGAATGGTATTAACATTCTTGACTTAGTCGGACATGACCAGCTAGTTATGACAAAAGCAGCAATAGAAAAAGTCGAGGAGGTGCTTGGTTAA
- the rpsQ gene encoding 30S ribosomal protein S17 — translation MTERNQRKVYTGRVVSDKMDKTVTVMVETYKKHSLYGKRVKYSKKLKVHDELNEAKIGDVVRIMETRPLSATKRFRLLEVVEKAIII, via the coding sequence ATGACTGAGCGTAACCAGCGCAAAGTATACACAGGCCGTGTGGTTTCCGATAAAATGGATAAAACCGTAACGGTAATGGTAGAAACATACAAAAAACATTCTTTATACGGTAAGCGTGTAAAGTACTCTAAGAAACTTAAAGTTCATGATGAGCTAAACGAAGCGAAAATCGGCGATGTTGTTCGCATTATGGAAACTCGTCCATTATCGGCAACTAAGCGTTTCCGTCTTCTAGAAGTCGTTGAAAAAGCGATCATCATCTAA
- the rpmC gene encoding 50S ribosomal protein L29 translates to MKANEIRDLTTAEIEQKVKSLKEELFNLRFQLATGQLENTARIREVRKSIARMKTVIRQREISANN, encoded by the coding sequence ATGAAAGCTAATGAAATTCGTGACTTAACAACTGCAGAGATCGAGCAAAAAGTGAAATCACTTAAAGAAGAGCTTTTCAACCTTCGCTTCCAGTTAGCGACAGGTCAATTAGAAAACACTGCACGCATCCGTGAAGTACGCAAATCGATTGCGCGCATGAAAACTGTAATACGACAAAGAGAAATCAGTGCAAATAACTGA
- the tuf gene encoding elongation factor Tu, whose translation MAKEKFDRSKEHANVGTIGHVDHGKTTLTAAIATVLSKAQGGEAKSYADVDNAPEEKERGITISTSHVEYETDKRHYAHVDCPGHADYVKNMITGAAQMDGGILVVSAADGPMPQTREHILLSRQVGVPYLVVFMNKCDMVDDEELLELVEMEIRELLSEYDFPGDDIPVIKGSALKALEGEAEWEEKIIELMQAVDDYIPTPTRDTEKPFMMPVEDVFSITGRGTVATGRVERGVVKVGDVVDIIGLAEEPKSTTVTGVEMFRKLLDYAEAGDNIGALLRGVAREDIERGQVLAKPGTITPHTQFKSEVYVLSKEEGGRHTPFFSNYRPQFYFRTTDVTGIIQLPEGVEMVMPGDNVEMTVELISPIAIEEGTKFSIREGGRTVGAGVVATITK comes from the coding sequence ATGGCTAAAGAAAAATTCGACCGCTCCAAGGAGCACGCAAACGTAGGAACAATTGGTCACGTTGACCATGGTAAAACAACTTTGACTGCTGCAATCGCAACAGTTCTTTCTAAAGCACAAGGTGGAGAAGCAAAGTCATACGCTGACGTTGATAACGCACCTGAAGAAAAAGAGCGTGGAATTACAATCAGTACTTCACACGTAGAGTACGAAACTGATAAGCGTCACTACGCACACGTTGACTGCCCAGGTCACGCTGACTATGTTAAAAACATGATCACTGGTGCTGCACAAATGGACGGCGGAATCCTAGTAGTATCTGCTGCTGATGGCCCGATGCCACAAACTCGTGAGCACATCCTTCTTTCTCGTCAAGTAGGTGTTCCTTACCTAGTTGTCTTCATGAACAAATGTGACATGGTAGATGACGAAGAACTACTTGAATTAGTAGAGATGGAAATTCGCGAACTTCTTTCTGAGTATGACTTCCCTGGTGATGATATTCCAGTAATCAAAGGTTCAGCTCTAAAAGCTCTTGAAGGTGAAGCTGAGTGGGAAGAAAAAATCATCGAACTTATGCAAGCTGTAGATGACTATATCCCAACTCCAACACGTGATACTGAAAAGCCATTCATGATGCCAGTTGAGGATGTATTCTCAATCACAGGCCGTGGTACAGTAGCAACAGGACGTGTTGAGCGTGGAGTAGTTAAAGTCGGAGATGTTGTTGACATCATCGGTCTTGCTGAAGAACCAAAATCTACAACTGTAACAGGTGTAGAGATGTTCCGTAAACTTCTTGACTATGCAGAAGCTGGCGACAACATCGGAGCTCTTCTTCGTGGTGTAGCTCGTGAAGATATCGAACGTGGACAAGTTCTTGCTAAGCCAGGAACAATCACTCCACACACTCAGTTCAAATCTGAAGTTTATGTTCTATCAAAAGAAGAAGGTGGACGTCACACTCCATTTTTCTCAAACTACCGTCCTCAGTTCTACTTCCGTACAACTGACGTAACAGGTATCATTCAACTTCCTGAAGGCGTAGAAATGGTTATGCCTGGAGATAACGTTGAAATGACAGTTGAACTTATTTCTCCTATCGCGATTGAAGAAGGTACTAAATTCTCAATCCGTGAAGGTGGACGTACAGTTGGAGCTGGCGTTGTAGCAACAATCACAAAATAA
- the rplV gene encoding 50S ribosomal protein L22, with the protein MQQAKASVRTVRIASRKVRLVVDLIRGKNIGEAMAILRLTPKAASPVVEKLLKSAIANAEHNYEMDTENLIVSEVFVDEGPTMKRFRPRAQGRASAINKRTSHITLVVSEKKEG; encoded by the coding sequence ATGCAACAAGCTAAAGCATCTGTACGCACAGTCCGTATTGCTTCTCGCAAAGTTCGTTTGGTCGTTGATCTTATCCGCGGCAAGAATATAGGTGAAGCTATGGCTATTCTACGACTTACGCCTAAAGCGGCATCTCCAGTCGTGGAAAAATTATTGAAATCTGCAATTGCAAACGCTGAACACAACTACGAAATGGATACTGAGAACTTAATCGTCAGTGAAGTATTCGTAGACGAAGGACCAACAATGAAACGTTTCCGTCCACGTGCACAAGGTCGTGCGAGTGCGATTAACAAACGTACAAGCCACATCACATTAGTGGTATCTGAAAAGAAGGAGGGGTAA
- the fusA gene encoding elongation factor G: MAREFSLENTRNIGIMAHIDAGKTTTTERILFYTGKIHKIGETHEGASQMDWMEQEQERGITITSAATTAAWKGHRVNIIDTPGHVDFTVEVERSLRVLDGAVAVLDAQSGVEPQTETVWRQATNYKVPRLVFVNKMDKTGADFLYSVGTLRERLQANAHPIQLPIGAEDNFSGIIDLIEMKATMYGNDLGTDITEEEIPAEHLELAKKYRESLIEAIVDFDEDLMEKYLGGEELTTEEITTAIRKATLAVEFYPVVCGTAFKNKGVQLVLDAVVDYLPSPLDVPPMMGFNPETEEDEVRESTDEAPFSALAFKVMTDPYVGKLTFFRIYSGVLQAGSYVTNSTKGKRERVGRILQMHANSREEISEVHAGEIAAAVGLKDTTTGDTLCDEKQLIILESMEFPEPVISVAIEPKTKADQDKMGQALGKLQEEDPTFRAHTDQETGEVIIAGMGELHLDIIVDRLRREFKVEANVGAPQVSYRETFRQSAEVEGKFVRQSGGRGQFGHVWIEFGPNEEGKGFEFVNNIVGGSVPREYIPAVEAGVRDSLDNGILAGYPLIDVKARLFDGSYHDVDSNEMAFKVAASMALKNAASKCDPVILEPTMRVEVIIPEEYMGDIMGDITSRRGRVEGMEARGNAQVVRAMVPLAEMFGYATSLRSNTQGRGVFSMVFDHYEELPKSIAEEVIKKNKGE, translated from the coding sequence ATGGCTAGAGAGTTCTCACTAGAGAATACTCGTAACATTGGTATCATGGCTCACATTGACGCTGGTAAGACAACGACAACAGAGCGGATCCTTTTTTACACAGGTAAAATCCACAAGATTGGTGAAACGCACGAAGGTGCATCACAAATGGACTGGATGGAGCAAGAGCAAGAACGTGGAATCACGATTACTTCTGCTGCAACAACAGCAGCATGGAAAGGTCACCGCGTAAACATCATCGATACACCGGGACACGTAGACTTCACAGTTGAAGTTGAACGTTCACTTCGTGTGTTGGATGGTGCTGTAGCAGTACTTGATGCACAATCAGGTGTAGAACCACAAACAGAGACAGTTTGGCGCCAGGCGACAAACTATAAAGTACCACGTCTCGTATTCGTAAACAAAATGGATAAAACAGGTGCTGATTTCCTTTATTCAGTAGGTACACTACGTGAACGCCTACAAGCGAATGCACACCCTATCCAATTGCCAATTGGTGCGGAAGATAACTTCTCAGGAATTATCGACTTAATCGAAATGAAGGCAACTATGTATGGAAATGATCTAGGAACAGATATTACAGAGGAAGAAATTCCTGCTGAACATCTTGAACTAGCTAAAAAATACCGTGAGAGCCTAATTGAAGCTATTGTAGATTTCGATGAAGATCTTATGGAAAAATATCTTGGCGGCGAGGAACTTACAACAGAAGAAATTACAACAGCTATTCGTAAAGCTACGTTGGCAGTCGAATTCTACCCTGTTGTTTGTGGTACTGCTTTCAAAAACAAAGGTGTACAACTAGTACTAGATGCGGTAGTAGACTATCTACCATCACCACTTGATGTACCACCAATGATGGGCTTTAACCCCGAAACTGAAGAAGATGAAGTGCGTGAGTCAACTGATGAAGCACCATTCTCTGCTTTAGCATTTAAAGTCATGACGGATCCTTACGTAGGGAAGCTTACATTCTTCCGTATCTACTCAGGAGTTCTTCAGGCGGGTTCTTATGTAACAAACTCTACAAAAGGCAAGCGCGAACGCGTAGGACGTATCCTACAAATGCACGCTAACAGCCGTGAAGAGATTTCTGAAGTACACGCGGGTGAAATTGCTGCTGCTGTTGGTTTGAAAGATACAACTACTGGAGACACACTATGTGACGAGAAACAATTGATCATTCTTGAATCAATGGAATTCCCTGAGCCGGTTATCTCTGTAGCAATCGAACCAAAAACAAAAGCGGACCAAGATAAAATGGGCCAAGCCCTTGGTAAGTTACAAGAAGAGGATCCAACATTCCGTGCGCATACAGATCAGGAAACAGGAGAAGTAATCATCGCGGGTATGGGTGAACTTCACTTGGATATTATCGTCGACCGTCTACGTCGTGAATTTAAAGTGGAAGCAAACGTGGGTGCACCACAAGTATCTTACCGCGAAACATTCCGTCAGTCAGCTGAAGTCGAAGGTAAATTTGTTCGCCAATCAGGTGGACGTGGACAGTTTGGTCACGTATGGATCGAATTTGGACCAAACGAAGAAGGAAAAGGATTCGAATTCGTGAATAATATTGTTGGTGGATCTGTTCCTCGTGAATACATCCCAGCAGTTGAAGCAGGAGTTCGTGATTCATTAGATAACGGTATTTTGGCTGGATATCCTTTAATCGATGTCAAAGCACGCCTGTTTGACGGATCTTACCATGACGTTGACTCCAACGAGATGGCATTTAAGGTCGCTGCGTCAATGGCTTTGAAAAATGCTGCATCAAAATGTGATCCTGTAATTCTTGAACCAACAATGAGAGTAGAAGTTATCATTCCGGAAGAATACATGGGCGATATCATGGGTGACATTACATCACGCCGTGGCCGTGTAGAAGGTATGGAAGCTCGTGGTAACGCACAAGTAGTTCGTGCAATGGTTCCACTTGCTGAAATGTTCGGTTATGCAACATCTCTACGTTCAAACACGCAAGGACGAGGAGTGTTCTCAATGGTGTTTGATCACTATGAAGAACTTCCAAAATCTATCGCTGAAGAAGTAATCAAGAAAAACAAAGGTGAATAA